In one window of Gloeocapsopsis sp. IPPAS B-1203 DNA:
- a CDS encoding AraC family transcriptional regulator, with product MTTTISAQAYEELWQDANPTPPQPNSLNYSDVIWQFPRELGQGFQQAINLHQGIELTIDNYQLHSDLTTQFDEHDHPIQYGFCLAGSFRSRSDDLIPGQYWFCGSGLASGGVFERSRGQYLQINVHIAPELCQSLIATAGQIASELLHLFREPHQEYQYRHGKVTPVMRLTLQQILHCPYQGITKQIYLESKVLELLALMVEQEIEFQQGKTPTPSLNRNDLDRLHQARKILMQRLANPPSLIDLARQVGLNDYALKRGFQQVFGKTVFGYLHDYRLEQAQQLLATSEMKVTEVADAIGFESRSYFASAFRKKFGMSPKAYQMQCKV from the coding sequence ATGACTACCACAATTTCAGCACAAGCTTACGAGGAACTTTGGCAAGATGCTAACCCTACGCCGCCACAACCCAATTCATTAAACTACTCGGATGTGATTTGGCAGTTTCCTCGTGAATTAGGGCAAGGATTTCAGCAAGCGATTAACTTGCATCAAGGAATAGAACTCACAATCGATAACTATCAACTTCACAGCGACTTAACGACACAATTTGACGAACACGATCATCCGATTCAATATGGATTTTGCCTAGCAGGTAGTTTTCGATCTCGAAGTGACGATCTTATTCCTGGACAGTATTGGTTTTGCGGTAGTGGCTTAGCATCAGGGGGAGTTTTTGAAAGATCGAGAGGGCAATACTTACAAATCAACGTTCACATTGCACCCGAATTATGTCAATCATTGATTGCTACTGCGGGACAAATTGCTTCAGAGTTACTGCATCTATTTCGCGAACCACATCAAGAATATCAATACCGGCATGGTAAAGTGACACCAGTGATGCGGCTAACGCTACAGCAAATTCTCCACTGTCCTTATCAAGGCATCACAAAGCAAATATATCTTGAAAGCAAGGTATTAGAGCTATTGGCGCTGATGGTTGAGCAAGAAATTGAATTTCAACAGGGTAAAACTCCCACACCGTCGCTCAATAGGAACGATTTGGATCGACTTCACCAGGCGCGAAAAATCTTAATGCAACGGCTAGCTAATCCTCCATCACTAATCGATCTAGCGCGTCAAGTTGGGTTAAACGATTACGCACTCAAGCGCGGTTTTCAGCAGGTATTTGGTAAAACAGTATTTGGCTATTTACATGATTATCGCTTAGAGCAAGCACAACAATTATTAGCAACGAGCGAAATGAAAGTGACAGAAGTCGCAGATGCAATAGGCTTTGAAAGTCGGAGTTACTTTGCATCTGCCTTTAGGAAGAAATTTGGTATGAGTCCAAAAGCGTATCAGATGCAGTGTAAAGTTTGA
- a CDS encoding MarC family protein translates to MDTSVLVRTFVAVFVLADALGNAPIFLVLTKGMEPQQRNRVVDKASIVAIAVLLGFAFGGQFILDYLHISIASLRVAGGLLLLLIALKMLEGELDTPIVEQGRDVAITPLALPLLAGPATITTVMLLMSESPNAHISVVVGTVAAMVVTWFIVRQAGRVDKWIGAEGAVIVTQLLGFLLAALAIEIGSEGIKELFF, encoded by the coding sequence ATGGATACATCTGTCCTAGTCAGAACCTTTGTTGCTGTATTTGTCCTTGCTGATGCTTTGGGTAATGCACCGATATTTTTAGTTCTAACTAAGGGTATGGAACCACAGCAACGTAACCGAGTTGTTGATAAAGCTAGTATTGTGGCGATCGCAGTATTATTGGGCTTTGCCTTCGGCGGTCAGTTTATTCTCGATTACTTGCACATCAGTATTGCATCATTGCGGGTAGCTGGAGGGCTGTTACTGCTACTAATTGCTTTAAAAATGCTCGAAGGCGAATTGGATACGCCAATTGTCGAACAAGGGCGCGATGTGGCGATTACTCCGCTAGCGTTGCCTTTACTCGCAGGACCTGCAACGATTACTACAGTCATGCTGTTAATGTCAGAGTCTCCTAACGCACATATCAGTGTTGTCGTTGGTACTGTTGCAGCGATGGTTGTCACCTGGTTTATTGTGCGCCAAGCAGGGCGCGTTGACAAATGGATTGGTGCGGAAGGTGCAGTCATCGTTACGCAACTTCTTGGTTTTCTGCTTGCTGCATTGGCAATTGAGATTGGTAGTGAAGGAATTAAGGAATTGTTTTTTTAG
- a CDS encoding aspartate ammonia-lyase: MTQQDSQVRIERDSMGERQIPHHVYYGIQTLRATENFPISGIKPLPTYVDACVLIKKATAIANGELECISLEISQAIVAAADEVLSGKLRDQFVVDVYQAGAGTSHHMNVNEVLANRALEILGDEKGNYQRVSPNDHVNYGQSTNDVIPTAIRIGGLLAIKRTLYPALTGAIAALENKAVEFQDIVRSGRTHLQDAVPVRLGENFRAWAQIIQDHETRIKTAAQDLTILGLGGSAAGTGLNTHPQYCDRVAQILAELIDQPLRPAPHLMAAMQSMAPFVSVSGALRNLAQDCVKISHDLRLMDSGPKTGFKEIQLPPVQPGSSIMPGKYNPVMAEMTSMVCFQVMGYDNAIALAAQAGQLELNVMMPLIAYNLIHSIEILGNTLAALTQRCIKGISANRDRCFAYAEGSLALVTALNPYIGYLNAAAVAKESLETGKSLRQIVLERGLMTAEDLAKVLNLEQMSAMRSTQG; encoded by the coding sequence ATGACTCAACAAGATTCACAAGTACGAATTGAACGCGATTCGATGGGAGAACGACAAATTCCCCATCATGTCTACTATGGTATCCAAACGCTACGAGCAACAGAAAATTTTCCGATAAGTGGAATTAAGCCTCTACCTACATATGTTGATGCTTGTGTGTTGATTAAAAAAGCCACAGCGATCGCAAATGGTGAACTCGAATGCATATCTTTAGAAATTAGTCAAGCAATTGTTGCAGCAGCAGATGAAGTGTTATCGGGGAAACTGCGCGATCAGTTTGTGGTGGATGTCTACCAAGCAGGTGCAGGAACTTCGCATCATATGAATGTTAACGAAGTCTTAGCTAATCGGGCTTTAGAAATTTTAGGCGATGAAAAAGGAAACTATCAGCGCGTCAGCCCAAACGATCATGTAAATTACGGTCAATCGACAAATGATGTCATTCCGACCGCAATTCGTATCGGAGGTTTATTAGCAATAAAAAGAACGCTTTATCCTGCGTTGACAGGTGCGATCGCTGCTTTAGAGAACAAAGCTGTAGAATTTCAAGATATTGTGCGATCGGGTAGAACACACCTACAAGATGCGGTTCCAGTAAGACTAGGTGAAAACTTTCGTGCTTGGGCACAAATCATCCAAGATCACGAAACTAGAATTAAAACTGCTGCACAAGATCTGACTATTCTTGGCTTAGGAGGTAGTGCAGCGGGAACAGGGTTAAATACACATCCCCAGTATTGCGATCGCGTTGCTCAAATTTTAGCGGAATTAATTGATCAACCTTTACGTCCTGCACCACATCTTATGGCAGCAATGCAGAGTATGGCACCATTTGTAAGTGTTTCTGGGGCTTTACGCAACTTAGCACAGGATTGCGTCAAAATTTCTCACGATCTACGGTTAATGGATTCGGGACCAAAAACAGGTTTTAAAGAAATTCAACTACCACCCGTACAACCTGGATCTTCAATTATGCCAGGAAAATACAACCCTGTAATGGCAGAAATGACTTCAATGGTATGCTTTCAGGTGATGGGTTATGACAATGCGATCGCCCTCGCCGCACAAGCTGGACAACTTGAACTTAATGTCATGATGCCACTCATTGCCTACAATCTGATTCACAGTATTGAAATATTGGGTAACACTCTCGCCGCATTAACCCAACGATGTATTAAAGGTATATCCGCAAATCGCGATCGCTGTTTTGCTTATGCCGAAGGTAGCTTAGCGCTGGTGACAGCCCTCAATCCTTATATTGGCTACTTGAATGCAGCCGCAGTTGCCAAAGAGTCGCTAGAAACAGGTAAATCACTCCGACAGATTGTTCTCGAACGCGGATTAATGACAGCAGAAGATTTAGCTAAAGTATTAAATCTAGAACAAATGAGTGCAATGCGCTCTACACAAGGATAG
- a CDS encoding PstS family phosphate ABC transporter substrate-binding protein gives MDLLLRQLHCTSFAGRGLKQLVSQQVPLEVRKAFSDRIISYYWEPSHPPTLGYRAVYLYQITSGQTLFGWLYADEIDQNGSVIPYFVCYYLDETLLSFHLETILTCLQKGPLTVIDRNNPSISVATKVVSNLWNYEPARPGVVLSSEIRQQCHTALSQEKLITLFIPLSAQETVILPSEQTYEQQIANLSVYQHYIIEGIVNYDDLISLKTLDEQGKLKSHQSENDVNNVQELQQKSSLVKIKENGLAIAQNNSFHQESSKKKILSQDENLNLNTMPFNRNNIQFLLRIGIIATALAVTISLYRLIQIIILSPIASEVRTNNLVFYKTLAEVPNVPQGVFNYGGSPTLAPLRSPGIVSAISQSQRQFQLRFVEPVGTPQGSAAGIKMLLDGELSFALSSRPLKEDEIALAKARGFALEQIPIAIDGITFFVHPRNPIVGLNLAQLQDIFSGRISNWKSVGGSALPITAYSFTPQVSGTADVVQQRVLAGREFGKNVQAVATATEAILKVAANPGAIGYSSASVVVGQETIYPIPVSIAAGEMFITPFVGINETVLNKTAFTNGSYPLTRRLFAIVKRDGRLDEQAGVSYVNLLTTDEGQKLVEQAGFVPIR, from the coding sequence ATGGATTTACTCCTAAGACAACTCCATTGCACGAGTTTTGCAGGTAGAGGATTGAAACAGCTTGTGAGTCAACAAGTGCCGCTTGAAGTTCGCAAAGCATTTAGCGATCGCATCATTTCATACTACTGGGAACCTTCTCATCCTCCTACATTAGGATATCGTGCTGTTTACTTATATCAAATCACTTCTGGACAAACGTTATTTGGATGGTTATACGCTGACGAAATCGATCAAAACGGCAGTGTCATCCCTTACTTTGTCTGTTATTACTTAGACGAAACACTGCTGAGCTTTCATCTAGAAACAATTTTAACTTGCTTACAAAAAGGTCCATTAACGGTTATTGACCGCAATAATCCATCAATTTCAGTAGCAACAAAGGTCGTATCTAACCTATGGAACTACGAACCAGCGCGCCCTGGAGTAGTCCTTTCTTCTGAAATTCGTCAACAATGTCATACTGCTTTAAGTCAAGAAAAACTGATCACTTTATTTATTCCGCTTTCAGCACAAGAAACAGTGATCTTACCTAGCGAACAAACCTATGAGCAGCAGATTGCAAACTTATCAGTTTACCAACATTATATCATTGAAGGAATTGTAAATTATGATGATTTGATCTCACTAAAAACATTAGATGAGCAAGGAAAATTAAAATCACACCAAAGTGAAAATGATGTAAATAATGTTCAAGAACTTCAGCAAAAATCAAGTTTAGTTAAAATAAAAGAAAATGGTTTAGCAATTGCTCAAAATAATAGTTTTCATCAAGAAAGTTCAAAGAAAAAGATTCTTTCACAAGATGAGAATCTGAACTTAAATACTATGCCATTTAACCGTAACAATATTCAATTCTTACTACGAATTGGTATTATTGCCACTGCTTTAGCAGTAACAATTTCACTCTACAGATTGATTCAAATTATTATTCTTAGCCCGATCGCTTCAGAAGTTCGTACCAATAATCTTGTTTTTTACAAAACCTTAGCTGAGGTTCCAAACGTTCCTCAAGGAGTCTTTAATTACGGTGGTTCTCCTACCCTAGCCCCGTTGCGTTCTCCAGGAATTGTTTCTGCAATTAGCCAGTCACAAAGGCAGTTTCAGTTACGTTTTGTTGAACCCGTTGGTACTCCTCAAGGTTCTGCTGCTGGTATTAAAATGCTACTGGATGGTGAATTGAGTTTTGCCCTATCATCGCGTCCTTTAAAAGAAGACGAGATCGCTCTAGCAAAAGCGCGTGGATTTGCTTTAGAACAAATTCCTATTGCCATTGATGGTATTACTTTTTTTGTTCACCCGCGTAATCCTATTGTGGGTCTAAACTTGGCACAACTACAGGATATTTTCTCAGGAAGAATCAGCAATTGGAAAAGTGTAGGAGGTTCAGCTCTGCCAATTACAGCATATAGTTTTACTCCTCAAGTCAGTGGAACTGCAGATGTTGTTCAACAAAGAGTTTTAGCCGGAAGGGAGTTTGGTAAAAATGTCCAAGCTGTTGCTACAGCAACAGAAGCAATTCTCAAAGTTGCTGCTAATCCTGGCGCTATTGGCTATAGTTCAGCCTCGGTTGTTGTAGGACAAGAAACGATCTATCCTATCCCTGTATCCATAGCAGCAGGAGAAATGTTTATTACCCCCTTTGTTGGTATAAACGAAACGGTATTGAACAAAACAGCTTTTACTAACGGTTCCTATCCGCTAACACGTCGGCTGTTTGCGATCGTTAAACGCGATGGTAGACTCGACGAGCAAGCAGGAGTCAGCTATGTCAATTTATTAACAACTGATGAAGGACAAAAATTAGTAGAACAAGCAGGTTTTGTTCCGATTCGTTGA
- a CDS encoding GAF domain-containing protein has protein sequence MSILMALSANTQQILQIKQQIKIAAVIAILILPVLDTKASAENSSSQVVIAQNQAAEQARMTQPPKIAFVPRRRLPLTLLAETGAGLLLLFGLVAAYLANRTQKPLSTATDTSNQNLIALLDNTITSNLAIAPSTATPLLPSATNESVRKEATGQAELFKEVTLRLRQAVDIEDLYRTAVKEIRRAIRADRILLYQLDDATWQGSVVAESVAPGLPQTWRVKIDDPCFRERHMELYKQGRVRAINDIYHEPGLTDCHIKLLAQFAVKANLVAPIMHNDVLLGLLIAHQCDRPRVWQENEISLFARLATQVGFVISQSDFI, from the coding sequence ATGTCAATATTGATGGCTTTATCGGCAAATACACAGCAAATACTTCAGATCAAACAACAAATCAAAATTGCAGCAGTCATAGCGATTTTAATATTGCCAGTATTAGATACGAAAGCTAGCGCTGAAAATTCAAGTTCTCAAGTAGTCATTGCTCAGAATCAAGCAGCTGAGCAAGCAAGAATGACTCAACCACCAAAAATTGCTTTTGTACCAAGAAGACGATTGCCGTTAACTCTTTTAGCTGAGACTGGGGCAGGATTACTACTACTCTTTGGGTTAGTTGCTGCATATTTGGCTAATCGTACGCAAAAACCATTGTCAACGGCAACAGATACCTCGAATCAAAATCTTATAGCTTTATTAGACAACACGATAACAAGTAATCTTGCCATAGCACCAAGCACCGCAACACCATTACTGCCAAGTGCCACAAATGAATCAGTGCGAAAAGAGGCAACGGGACAAGCAGAGCTTTTTAAAGAAGTAACACTACGATTGCGGCAAGCAGTAGACATAGAAGATTTATACAGAACCGCAGTCAAAGAAATCCGCCGTGCCATACGAGCAGACCGCATTTTACTCTATCAGTTGGATGACGCAACTTGGCAAGGCAGTGTGGTAGCAGAATCTGTCGCCCCAGGACTACCACAAACTTGGCGGGTGAAAATTGACGATCCTTGCTTCCGCGAGCGGCATATGGAATTGTATAAACAAGGTCGCGTGCGGGCAATCAATGATATCTACCACGAACCAGGCTTAACCGATTGCCACATCAAATTGTTAGCACAGTTTGCAGTGAAAGCAAACTTAGTGGCGCCAATTATGCACAACGATGTGTTGTTAGGATTACTGATTGCGCATCAGTGCGATCGCCCGCGTGTTTGGCAAGAAAATGAGATTAGCTTGTTTGCGCGCTTAGCAACTCAAGTCGGTTTTGTCATTAGTCAAAGTGATTTTATATGA
- a CDS encoding DUF362 domain-containing protein, producing MNSQPLVSLIQAQSYEQNLLRDALETLLQPLGGLTSFVKPGDRVLLKPNLLTGSRPGKECTTRAELVYTVAQMVMDVGGKPFLGDSPAFGSARGVAIANGYQPLISDLHIPVVDFHGRRYQTVGEEFNHLLLCKEAIEADVVINLPKVKSHSQLTLTLGVKNLFGCVPGKMKAWWHMEAGKDLNRFGQMLVETARTINPDLTIIDGIIGHEGNGPSGGEPRQLGVLGAAADVFALDRAVIDLLQVQPESVPTIAAQARLGLCADISQIQFPHLHPTALQIDDWKLPDALTPIDFGMPRVIKSTFKHLYIRWIKEPMKAYAAGQNQ from the coding sequence ATGAATTCGCAACCACTCGTTAGCCTAATTCAAGCTCAATCCTACGAACAAAACTTATTACGAGATGCTTTAGAAACTTTACTGCAGCCTTTGGGAGGGCTGACTAGTTTTGTCAAGCCAGGCGATCGCGTTTTGCTCAAGCCTAATTTACTGACTGGCTCGCGTCCTGGAAAAGAGTGTACCACTCGTGCTGAATTAGTCTACACCGTAGCACAGATGGTTATGGATGTTGGTGGTAAGCCATTTTTAGGAGATAGTCCAGCATTTGGCAGTGCTAGGGGTGTTGCGATCGCCAATGGATATCAGCCATTAATATCTGACTTGCATATTCCTGTTGTAGACTTTCACGGACGACGTTATCAAACTGTCGGTGAAGAATTTAATCACTTGCTGCTGTGTAAAGAAGCGATCGAAGCTGATGTCGTCATCAATCTACCCAAAGTAAAGTCACACAGTCAACTGACATTAACTCTAGGTGTGAAAAATCTTTTTGGCTGTGTTCCTGGAAAAATGAAAGCATGGTGGCATATGGAAGCCGGAAAAGATCTCAATCGCTTTGGGCAGATGCTTGTCGAAACTGCACGGACAATCAACCCAGACTTAACAATTATTGATGGTATTATTGGACATGAAGGTAATGGTCCTAGCGGCGGCGAACCGCGACAGTTAGGTGTATTGGGTGCTGCTGCTGACGTATTTGCTCTGGATCGGGCAGTGATAGACCTGCTGCAAGTGCAGCCAGAAAGCGTACCAACCATCGCCGCGCAAGCTCGTCTCGGACTGTGTGCAGATATTAGCCAAATCCAATTTCCCCACTTACATCCTACTGCGCTACAGATCGATGACTGGAAATTGCCAGATGCGCTGACACCGATTGACTTTGGAATGCCCCGCGTGATTAAGTCCACATTTAAACATCTCTACATCCGCTGGATCAAAGAGCCAATGAAAGCTTACGCTGCTGGTCAAAACCAATAA